In the Malania oleifera isolate guangnan ecotype guangnan chromosome 1, ASM2987363v1, whole genome shotgun sequence genome, one interval contains:
- the LOC131165084 gene encoding uncharacterized protein LOC131165084, giving the protein MGGGGRGRSGSCSSSSSGEEDGDADWKAAIDSVAATTFGCSLANGFTAPSNDSRLDHSNPSTKEDRENKLNHPKPKPHQNKAQKLLDDILEKTIEIVRHPIHGSDDDPAVNEGGIKLFKHSPLGIVFDHMDELQGPKKRPRLLPGEKIDEKSKKFKQRLESVAVDGIDIVAAARDACKKSLARLEARDAAAKAAAKKEEERVAELKRIRGEQWLPSIAREMGINL; this is encoded by the exons ATGGGCGGCGGCGGCCGAGGTCGGAGCGGTAGTTGCAGCAGTAGCAGCAGTGGGGAGGAAGATGGTGACGCCGATTGGAAAGCAGCCATTGATTCCGTTGCTGCTACCACTTTTGGTTGTTCTCTTGCAAATGGATTCACCGCTCCTTCCAACGACTCACGCCTTGACCACTCAAACCCTTCTACAAAAGAAGATCGAGAGAACAAGCTGAACCATCCAAAGCCCAAGCCTCATCAGAATAAG GCACAGAAGCTTTTGGATGACATCTTAGAGAAAACCATAGAGATAGTGAGACATCCCATTCATGGTTCGGATGATGATCCTGCAGTAAATGAAGGTGGAATCAAATTATTTAAACATTCTCCGCTTGGGATAGTGTTTGATCACATGG ATGAACTTCAAGGACCAAAGAAAAGACCAAGACTCCTTCCTGGGGAAAAGATTGACGAGAAATCAAAGAAG TTTAAACAGCGACTTGAATCTGTTGCTGTTGACGGAATAGATATTGTGGCTGCAGCGAGAGATGCATGCAAGAAATCATTGGCTAGACTAGAGGCTAGAGATGCAGCCGCAAAAGCAGCAGccaagaaggaagaagaaagagttGCAGAGCTGAAAAGAATTAGGGGGGAGCAATGGTTGCCTTCTATTGCCAGAGAAATGGGGATAAACCTTTGa